Proteins encoded together in one Pseudomonas asiatica window:
- the rho gene encoding transcription termination factor Rho: MNLTELKQKPITDLLEMAEQMGIENMARSRKQDVIFALLKKHAKSGEEISGDGVLEILQDGFGFLRSADASYLAGPDDIYVSPSQIRRFNLRTGDTIVGKIRPPKEGERYFALLKVDTINFDRPENAKNKILFENLTPLFPNKRLKMEAGNGSTEDLTGRVIDLCAPIGKGQRGLIVAPPKAGKTIMLQNIAANITRNNPECHLIVLLIDERPEEVTEMQRTVRGEVVASTFDEPPTRHVQVAEMVIEKAKRLVEHKKDVVILLDSITRLARAYNTVIPSSGKVLTGGVDAHALEKPKRFFGAARNIEEGGSLTIIATALVETGSKMDEVIYEEFKGTGNMELPLDRRIAEKRVFPAININRSGTRREELLTADDELQRMWILRKLLHPMDEIAAIEFLVDKLKQTKTNDEFFLSMKRK; encoded by the coding sequence ATGAACCTGACTGAACTCAAGCAAAAGCCGATTACCGATCTTTTGGAAATGGCCGAACAGATGGGCATCGAAAACATGGCCCGTTCGCGCAAACAGGACGTGATTTTCGCCCTGCTGAAGAAGCACGCGAAAAGCGGCGAAGAGATCTCGGGTGACGGCGTGCTGGAGATTCTCCAGGATGGTTTCGGTTTCCTGCGTTCGGCTGATGCGTCCTACCTGGCCGGCCCTGACGATATCTACGTCTCGCCCAGCCAGATCCGCCGCTTCAACCTGCGTACCGGCGACACCATCGTCGGCAAGATCCGCCCGCCGAAGGAAGGGGAGCGTTACTTCGCCCTGCTGAAGGTCGACACCATCAACTTCGACCGCCCGGAAAACGCGAAGAACAAGATCCTGTTCGAAAACCTGACGCCGCTGTTCCCGAACAAGCGCCTGAAGATGGAAGCCGGTAACGGCTCCACCGAAGACCTGACCGGCCGCGTCATCGACCTGTGCGCCCCGATCGGCAAAGGCCAGCGTGGCCTGATCGTTGCTCCGCCGAAAGCGGGCAAGACGATCATGTTGCAGAACATCGCGGCCAACATCACCCGTAACAACCCCGAGTGCCACCTGATCGTTCTGCTGATCGACGAGCGCCCGGAAGAAGTGACCGAAATGCAGCGCACCGTGCGCGGCGAAGTGGTTGCCTCCACCTTCGACGAGCCGCCAACCCGCCACGTGCAGGTTGCCGAAATGGTAATCGAGAAGGCCAAGCGCCTGGTCGAGCACAAGAAGGATGTGGTCATCCTGCTGGACTCCATCACCCGTCTGGCGCGTGCCTACAACACCGTGATCCCGAGCTCCGGCAAGGTACTGACCGGTGGTGTCGACGCCCACGCCCTGGAGAAGCCGAAGCGCTTCTTCGGCGCCGCGCGTAACATCGAGGAAGGCGGTTCGCTGACCATCATCGCTACCGCGCTGGTCGAAACCGGCTCGAAGATGGACGAAGTGATCTACGAAGAGTTCAAGGGCACCGGCAACATGGAGCTGCCTCTGGACCGCCGCATCGCCGAGAAGCGCGTGTTCCCGGCCATCAACATCAACCGCTCCGGTACCCGCCGCGAAGAGCTGCTGACTGCCGACGACGAGCTGCAGCGCATGTGGATCCTGCGCAAGTTGCTGCACCCGATGGACGAAATCGCCGCCATTGAGTTCCTGGTCGACAAGCTCAAGCAGACCAAGACCAACGACGAGTTCTTCCTGTCGATGAAGCGCAAGTAA
- a CDS encoding CDP-6-deoxy-delta-3,4-glucoseen reductase codes for MQVTLQPSGAVLALEPGERILDGARRLGYDCPNSCRNGNCHVCAALLVEGRVRQDGEVLDHGELFTCIAEPLEDCVLLWDGVLALGELPVRKLACSVSECVEVGGDVWRVRLRAPAGRPPRYHAGQYLMIEREGGKQAAFSLASAPHAGRELELHVLAREPSALQLIEQLKRDGLARIEMPFGDTHLAELPDGPLVLIAAGTGMGQMHSLVEHCRAQGFKHPVHLYWGVRRPEDFYQIEHWDEWQRLPNLFLHQVVSDLCGWEGRCGMLHEAVCEDIADLNSVHVYASGSPNMIYATLDALVEAGMDAHRMRADVFAYAPRG; via the coding sequence ATGCAGGTAACGTTGCAGCCGTCCGGGGCGGTGCTGGCGCTCGAACCCGGGGAACGGATCCTGGATGGAGCGCGGCGGCTGGGCTATGACTGCCCGAACAGCTGCCGCAATGGCAATTGCCATGTCTGCGCCGCGTTGTTGGTCGAAGGCCGGGTACGCCAGGACGGCGAAGTCCTCGACCATGGCGAGCTGTTCACCTGTATTGCCGAACCGCTGGAGGACTGCGTGTTGCTCTGGGATGGTGTGCTCGCCCTTGGCGAGCTGCCGGTGCGCAAACTGGCGTGCAGTGTCAGTGAGTGCGTCGAGGTCGGTGGCGACGTCTGGCGCGTGCGGTTGCGCGCGCCGGCTGGCAGGCCGCCGCGCTATCACGCGGGGCAGTACCTGATGATCGAGCGCGAAGGCGGCAAGCAGGCGGCGTTTTCGCTGGCTTCCGCACCCCATGCCGGACGCGAGCTGGAGCTGCATGTGCTGGCGCGCGAGCCCAGTGCGCTGCAACTTATCGAGCAGCTCAAGCGCGACGGCCTGGCGCGCATTGAAATGCCGTTCGGTGACACCCACCTGGCCGAGTTGCCCGATGGGCCGCTGGTGCTAATCGCTGCTGGCACCGGCATGGGTCAGATGCACAGCCTGGTCGAGCATTGCCGGGCACAGGGTTTCAAGCACCCGGTGCACCTGTACTGGGGCGTGCGTCGGCCCGAGGACTTCTACCAGATCGAGCACTGGGACGAGTGGCAGCGCCTGCCCAACCTGTTCCTGCACCAGGTGGTCAGCGACCTGTGCGGTTGGGAAGGCCGTTGCGGCATGCTGCATGAGGCGGTCTGCGAAGACATCGCCGATCTCAACAGCGTGCATGTATATGCCAGCGGCTCGCCGAACATGATCTATGCCACGCTCGACGCCTTGGTCGAAGCCGGCATGGATGCGCATCGCATGCGTGCCGATGTGTTTGCCTACGCACCGCGCGGCTAA
- the rbbA gene encoding ribosome-associated ATPase/putative transporter RbbA, protein MNAPALLAEGISHRYGDLVALHPLGFSLPAGTRCALIGPDGAGKSTLLGLIAGVKRLQQGELQVLGGSIRQRRHRAALYPKVAFMPQGLGNNLYPELSISENIRFFATLFGLGRRECEQRMANLLQATDLQRFAERPAGKLSGGMKQKLGLCCALIHEPDLLILDEPTTGVDPLSRRRFWELVEQVRAQRPQLTLLVATAYMEEAEQFEHCLMLDGGRLLAAGPSHELGAVTPSGKLDDAFTHYQGAGKAQHPPLIIPPRPAADSPVAIEAHDLTLRFGDFTAVNKVSFAIGRGEIFGFLGSNGCGKTTTMKVLTGLMPASEGSASLLGRPVDASDLATRKRVGFMSQSFSLYGELSTRQNLTLHARLFDLPKAESAQRIDELIERFDLVAIADQPSGALPLGLRQRLSLAVAVLHRPEVLILDEPTSGVDPAARDDFWRLLVELSREQGVTIFLSTHFMNEAQRCDRISLMHAGRVLACDTPDALQRHYQGNTLEDAFVRCLEQAQELAPQATDNTVLEQTATPAPTLRQGFSLSRLLAVASREGKELLRDKVRLAFALLGAMFMMVIFGYGISLDVENLAFAVHDQDQSPQSRAYLEAFRGSRYFAEQAPIRDTREMHQRLQRSEIKLALEIPPGFGRDLYAGRQPVVAAWLDGGMPFRAETSRNYVEAVHQANLEQLAKASPQPQPRQDLVRLETRFRYNQDVVSVNAIGPGVMALILAFIPAMLTALGIVREKELGSITNFYATPLTRLEFLLGKQMPYLAVSLVNLALLVAMNRWLFAVPLKGSVLALACGGVAYLLATTSLGLLISAFTRTQIAAILGTMIITSLPTIQFSGLIVPRSSLDGAAAVMGQLFPAGYFLDIAVGTFTKALGLRELWPQCLILLSFFAVFTGLSLAMLKKQEA, encoded by the coding sequence ATGAACGCCCCGGCACTGCTGGCCGAGGGTATCAGCCATCGCTACGGCGACCTGGTCGCCTTGCACCCCCTCGGGTTCAGCCTGCCGGCGGGCACCCGCTGCGCGCTGATCGGCCCTGACGGGGCTGGCAAATCGACCCTGCTGGGGCTGATCGCCGGCGTCAAGCGCCTGCAACAGGGCGAACTGCAGGTGCTGGGTGGCTCGATCCGCCAGCGGCGCCATCGCGCGGCGCTGTACCCGAAAGTGGCGTTCATGCCGCAGGGGCTGGGCAACAACCTGTATCCGGAGCTGTCGATCAGCGAGAACATCCGCTTTTTCGCCACCCTGTTCGGCCTCGGCCGTCGCGAATGCGAACAGCGCATGGCCAACCTGCTACAGGCCACCGACCTGCAGCGCTTTGCCGAGCGCCCGGCGGGCAAACTGTCGGGCGGCATGAAGCAGAAGCTTGGCCTATGCTGCGCGCTGATCCACGAGCCGGACCTGCTGATCCTCGACGAGCCGACCACCGGCGTCGACCCACTGTCGCGGCGGCGCTTCTGGGAGCTGGTCGAACAGGTACGCGCACAGCGCCCGCAACTGACCCTGCTGGTGGCCACCGCCTACATGGAAGAGGCTGAACAGTTCGAGCATTGCCTGATGCTCGATGGCGGCCGTCTGCTGGCCGCCGGCCCCAGCCATGAACTGGGCGCAGTCACCCCCAGTGGCAAGCTGGACGACGCCTTCACCCACTACCAGGGCGCGGGCAAGGCACAACACCCTCCGCTCATCATCCCGCCGCGCCCGGCCGCTGACAGCCCGGTCGCCATCGAGGCCCACGACCTGACCCTGCGCTTTGGCGATTTCACTGCTGTGAACAAGGTCAGCTTCGCCATTGGCCGCGGGGAGATTTTCGGCTTCCTGGGCTCCAACGGCTGCGGCAAGACCACCACCATGAAAGTGCTCACCGGCCTGATGCCGGCCAGCGAAGGCAGCGCCAGCCTGCTCGGCCGCCCGGTGGATGCCAGTGACCTGGCCACGCGCAAACGGGTCGGTTTCATGTCGCAGAGTTTTTCGTTGTATGGCGAGCTGAGCACCCGGCAGAACCTCACTCTGCATGCACGCCTGTTCGACCTGCCCAAGGCCGAGAGCGCCCAGCGCATCGACGAGCTGATCGAGCGCTTCGACCTGGTTGCCATCGCCGACCAGCCATCCGGTGCCCTGCCCCTCGGCCTGCGTCAGCGCCTGTCACTGGCGGTAGCGGTGCTGCACCGCCCGGAAGTGCTGATCCTCGACGAACCCACCTCCGGCGTCGACCCGGCTGCCCGTGACGACTTCTGGCGCCTGCTGGTGGAGCTTTCACGCGAGCAGGGCGTGACCATTTTCCTTTCTACCCACTTCATGAACGAAGCCCAGCGCTGCGACCGTATCTCGCTGATGCATGCAGGCCGGGTACTGGCCTGCGACACGCCGGATGCCCTGCAACGCCACTACCAGGGCAACACTCTGGAAGACGCGTTCGTGCGCTGCCTGGAACAGGCTCAGGAACTAGCGCCGCAAGCCACCGACAACACCGTGCTGGAGCAGACCGCCACGCCTGCGCCGACGCTGCGCCAGGGCTTCAGCCTTAGTCGCCTGCTGGCGGTGGCCAGCCGTGAGGGCAAGGAGCTGCTGCGCGACAAGGTGCGCCTGGCCTTCGCCCTGCTGGGGGCGATGTTCATGATGGTGATCTTCGGCTATGGCATTTCACTGGATGTGGAAAACCTCGCCTTCGCCGTACACGACCAGGACCAGAGCCCGCAAAGCCGGGCCTACCTCGAAGCCTTCCGTGGTTCACGCTATTTCGCCGAACAGGCGCCCATCCGCGACACCCGCGAAATGCACCAGCGCCTGCAGCGCTCGGAAATCAAACTGGCACTGGAAATTCCACCCGGCTTCGGCCGCGACCTCTACGCCGGGCGTCAACCGGTGGTGGCCGCCTGGCTCGATGGCGGTATGCCGTTCCGCGCCGAAACCAGCCGCAATTACGTGGAAGCCGTGCACCAGGCCAATCTCGAGCAACTAGCCAAAGCCAGCCCACAGCCGCAGCCGCGCCAGGACCTGGTGCGCCTGGAAACCCGTTTTCGCTACAACCAGGATGTGGTCAGCGTGAACGCCATCGGCCCTGGGGTAATGGCGCTGATCCTGGCCTTCATCCCGGCCATGCTCACCGCGCTAGGTATCGTCCGCGAGAAAGAGCTCGGCTCCATCACCAACTTCTACGCCACACCCCTCACCCGCCTGGAGTTTCTGCTCGGCAAGCAGATGCCCTATCTGGCCGTGAGCCTGGTCAACCTGGCGCTGCTGGTGGCGATGAACCGCTGGCTGTTCGCCGTGCCGCTCAAGGGCAGCGTGCTGGCCCTGGCCTGTGGCGGCGTCGCCTACCTGCTGGCTACCACCAGCCTGGGCCTGTTGATCTCGGCCTTCACCCGCACACAGATCGCCGCCATCCTGGGCACCATGATCATCACCAGCTTGCCGACCATCCAGTTTTCCGGGCTGATCGTGCCACGCTCGTCGCTGGATGGCGCGGCGGCGGTGATGGGCCAACTGTTCCCGGCGGGCTACTTCCTCGATATCGCGGTCGGCACCTTCACCAAGGCGCTGGGACTGCGCGAGCTGTGGCCGCAGTGCCTGATCCTGCTCAGCTTTTTTGCCGTGTTCACCGGCCTGAGCCTGGCCATGCTGAAGAAGCAGGAGGCCTGA
- a CDS encoding ABC transporter permease, with amino-acid sequence MSRLNHTLRLGLKELTSLRHDSVLLLFLLYAFSVAIYMPAAGSVIGVHNASVAMVDEDHSLLSRKLGEALQPPEFQPAVPLAPQRLDQAMDSGQYTFVINVPVNFQSDLLAGRSPELQIYVDATAMSQAFMGAGYIGRIFERELLDYSQRSNTQSPVIINAKALFNPNLEGGWFLAVIQIVNNITILAIILTGTALLREREHGTLDHLLVLPLTALEIMLAKIASNALVVVICTWISLVVVVKGALGVPLSGSMGLFLAVTALYLFVSTALGIFLATLARSTPQFGLLAIPVIIPMLLLSGGSTPLDSMPQWLQWVMQGSPSTHFVSLGAAILFRDAGWTVVWPDILALAVIGLVFFGVALARFRRSLAS; translated from the coding sequence ATGTCACGCCTGAACCACACCCTGCGTCTTGGCCTGAAAGAGCTGACCAGCCTGCGCCATGACAGCGTGCTACTGCTGTTCCTGCTGTATGCCTTCAGCGTGGCCATCTACATGCCGGCAGCCGGCTCGGTGATCGGCGTGCACAACGCCAGTGTCGCGATGGTGGACGAAGACCACAGCCTGCTATCGCGCAAGCTTGGTGAAGCCCTGCAACCACCCGAGTTCCAGCCCGCCGTGCCACTGGCCCCGCAGCGTCTGGACCAGGCCATGGACAGCGGCCAGTACACCTTCGTGATCAACGTGCCGGTGAACTTCCAGAGCGACCTGCTGGCCGGGCGCTCGCCGGAACTGCAGATCTATGTCGACGCCACGGCCATGAGCCAGGCGTTCATGGGTGCCGGCTACATCGGCCGCATCTTCGAACGCGAGTTGCTCGACTACAGCCAGCGCAGCAACACACAGAGCCCGGTGATAATAAACGCCAAGGCTCTGTTCAACCCCAACCTGGAGGGCGGCTGGTTCCTTGCGGTGATCCAGATCGTCAACAACATCACCATACTGGCGATCATCCTCACCGGCACCGCGTTGCTGCGCGAGCGCGAGCACGGCACCCTCGACCACCTGCTGGTGCTACCGCTGACCGCGCTGGAAATCATGCTGGCGAAGATTGCCAGCAACGCGCTGGTAGTGGTGATCTGTACCTGGATTTCGCTGGTGGTGGTGGTCAAGGGCGCGCTTGGCGTGCCGCTGTCCGGTTCGATGGGCCTGTTCCTGGCCGTGACGGCGCTCTACCTGTTCGTCAGTACCGCACTGGGCATCTTCCTCGCCACCCTGGCGCGCTCGACGCCACAATTCGGCCTGCTGGCGATCCCGGTGATCATCCCGATGCTGTTGCTTTCCGGCGGCAGCACACCGCTGGACAGCATGCCGCAGTGGCTGCAGTGGGTGATGCAGGGGTCGCCGTCGACGCACTTTGTCAGCCTTGGCGCCGCAATTCTGTTTCGTGATGCCGGTTGGACGGTGGTGTGGCCGGACATCCTGGCGCTGGCCGTGATCGGGCTGGTGTTCTTCGGCGTGGCGCTGGCGCGGTTTCGCCGAAGCCTGGCGTCCTGA
- the trxA gene encoding thioredoxin TrxA yields the protein MSDKIKHVTDASFEADVLQAQGPVLVDYWAEWCGPCKMIAPVLDDIAATYEGKLTVAKLNIDENQETPAKHGVRGIPTLMLFKNGNVEATKVGALSKSQLAAFLDAHL from the coding sequence ATGAGCGACAAAATCAAACACGTCACCGACGCCAGCTTCGAAGCCGACGTACTGCAGGCTCAAGGCCCGGTGCTGGTCGACTACTGGGCTGAATGGTGCGGCCCATGCAAGATGATCGCTCCGGTTCTGGACGACATCGCTGCCACCTACGAGGGCAAGCTGACCGTCGCCAAGCTGAACATCGACGAGAACCAGGAAACCCCGGCCAAGCACGGCGTGCGTGGTATCCCGACGCTGATGCTGTTCAAGAACGGCAACGTCGAAGCCACCAAGGTCGGCGCCCTGTCCAAATCGCAGCTGGCCGCGTTCCTCGACGCCCACCTGTGA
- the ubiD gene encoding 4-hydroxy-3-polyprenylbenzoate decarboxylase, whose protein sequence is MQYRDLRDFIRGLEQRGELKRIQVPISPVLEMTEVCDRTLRAKGPALLFEKPTGFDIPVLGNLFGTPERVAMGMGAESVDELREIGKLLAFLKEPEPPKGLKDAWSKLPIFKKVVSMAPKVVKDAVCQEVVIEGDDVDLGALPIQHCWPGDVAPLITWGLTVTRGPNKDRQNLGIYRQQVIGRNKVIMRWLSHRGGALDYREWCEKNPGQPFPVAVALGADPATILGAVTPVPDTLSEYAFAGLLRGNRTELVKCRGSNLQVPATAEIILEGVIHPGEMAPEGPYGDHTGYYNEVDSFPVFTVERITHRQKPIYHSTYTGRPPDEPAILGVALNEVFVPILQKQFPEIVDFYLPPEGCSYRMAVVTMKKQYPGHAKRVMLGVWSFLRQFMYTKFVIVTDDDINARDWNDVIWAITTRMDPKRDTVMIDNTPIDYLDFASPVSGLGSKMGLDATHKWPGETTREWGRVIVKDEAVTRRIDELWDQLGID, encoded by the coding sequence ATGCAGTATCGCGACTTGCGCGACTTCATCCGTGGCCTGGAACAGCGCGGCGAGCTCAAGCGCATCCAGGTTCCGATCTCCCCCGTCCTGGAAATGACCGAGGTCTGCGACCGCACCTTGCGTGCCAAGGGCCCTGCATTGCTGTTCGAAAAGCCCACCGGCTTCGACATCCCGGTGCTGGGCAACCTGTTCGGCACCCCGGAACGTGTGGCCATGGGCATGGGCGCCGAGTCGGTCGATGAACTGCGGGAAATCGGCAAGCTGCTGGCCTTCCTCAAGGAGCCCGAGCCGCCGAAGGGTCTGAAGGATGCCTGGTCCAAGCTTCCGATCTTCAAGAAAGTCGTGTCGATGGCGCCGAAAGTGGTCAAGGACGCGGTGTGTCAGGAAGTGGTCATCGAGGGCGATGACGTCGACCTCGGCGCTCTGCCAATCCAGCACTGCTGGCCGGGCGACGTGGCACCGCTGATCACCTGGGGCCTTACCGTCACCCGCGGCCCGAACAAGGACCGTCAGAACCTGGGCATCTACCGCCAGCAGGTTATCGGCCGCAACAAGGTCATCATGCGCTGGCTCAGCCACCGTGGCGGCGCCCTGGACTACCGCGAATGGTGTGAGAAGAACCCTGGCCAGCCGTTCCCGGTCGCCGTGGCCCTGGGCGCCGACCCGGCCACCATCCTCGGCGCCGTGACCCCGGTGCCGGACACCCTCTCCGAGTATGCCTTCGCCGGCCTGCTGCGTGGCAACCGCACCGAACTGGTCAAGTGCCGGGGCAGCAACCTGCAGGTACCGGCCACCGCCGAAATCATCCTGGAAGGCGTGATCCACCCGGGCGAAATGGCCCCGGAAGGCCCGTATGGCGACCACACCGGCTACTACAACGAAGTGGACAGCTTCCCGGTGTTCACCGTGGAGCGCATCACCCATCGGCAGAAACCGATCTACCACAGCACCTACACCGGCCGGCCGCCAGATGAGCCGGCGATCCTCGGCGTGGCGCTGAACGAAGTGTTTGTGCCGATCCTGCAGAAGCAGTTCCCGGAAATCGTCGATTTCTATCTGCCACCGGAAGGCTGCTCGTATCGCATGGCGGTGGTGACCATGAAGAAGCAGTACCCGGGCCACGCCAAGCGCGTGATGCTGGGTGTGTGGTCGTTCCTGCGACAGTTCATGTACACCAAGTTCGTTATTGTCACCGATGACGATATCAATGCCCGTGACTGGAATGACGTGATCTGGGCCATCACCACACGCATGGACCCCAAGCGTGATACGGTGATGATCGACAACACCCCGATCGACTACCTGGACTTCGCGTCACCGGTATCCGGGCTGGGGTCGAAGATGGGCCTGGATGCCACGCACAAGTGGCCGGGCGAGACTACACGCGAATGGGGACGGGTCATCGTCAAGGACGAAGCCGTCACCCGCCGTATCGATGAGCTGTGGGATCAGTTGGGAATAGATTGA
- a CDS encoding type II toxin-antitoxin system PemK/MazF family toxin yields MPLKYQPKEATVLMCDFSGFQVPEMIKVRPVVVLRKHSQNRQLVTIIPLSTTAPDQLTRHHVVLPSYLPGPAPTCWAKCDMIYTVATSRLDRCRIRSRQGGGREYMTFTMRPEHFAAVRAAVGFTLGFSHPATVQSVGNVTLDA; encoded by the coding sequence ATGCCTTTGAAGTACCAGCCGAAAGAGGCGACTGTACTGATGTGCGACTTTTCAGGCTTTCAAGTGCCTGAAATGATCAAGGTGCGCCCCGTTGTCGTTCTTCGCAAGCACAGTCAAAACCGTCAGTTGGTGACGATAATCCCACTGAGCACCACCGCACCGGATCAACTGACAAGGCATCACGTTGTGCTGCCGAGTTATCTGCCTGGCCCGGCCCCGACATGCTGGGCCAAGTGCGACATGATCTACACGGTAGCTACCTCCAGACTGGACAGATGTCGGATCAGATCGCGCCAGGGCGGTGGTCGGGAATACATGACCTTTACAATGCGGCCGGAGCACTTCGCCGCCGTGAGGGCTGCTGTTGGTTTTACGCTGGGTTTCTCACATCCAGCAACAGTGCAGTCTGTTGGCAATGTAACGCTCGATGCGTGA
- a CDS encoding flagellar basal body-associated protein FliL, with the protein MKAWILMVLALLLPAAAMGEEAKEGAPKVAYISLSPPFVGNYALDGSPRLRVYKADVALRVTGDEAAKAVKHHEPLIRNQLVALFTQQSVDSMSNVEAKEHLRQEALKQVQQVMEAEEGKPIVEDLLFNNLIVQ; encoded by the coding sequence TTGAAAGCGTGGATCTTGATGGTGCTGGCGCTGCTGCTGCCGGCTGCGGCCATGGGCGAGGAAGCCAAGGAAGGGGCGCCGAAAGTCGCCTACATCAGCCTGAGTCCGCCCTTTGTGGGCAACTACGCCCTCGACGGTAGCCCGCGGCTGCGCGTGTACAAGGCCGACGTGGCCCTGCGCGTGACCGGCGACGAAGCCGCCAAGGCGGTGAAGCACCACGAGCCGCTGATCCGCAACCAGCTGGTGGCGCTGTTCACCCAACAGTCGGTGGACAGCATGAGCAACGTCGAGGCCAAGGAGCATCTTCGCCAGGAAGCGCTGAAACAGGTGCAGCAGGTGATGGAAGCCGAAGAAGGCAAGCCGATCGTTGAAGACCTGCTATTCAACAACCTGATCGTGCAGTGA
- a CDS encoding gamma-glutamylcyclotransferase, with protein MSALESMSWEVSYPPTLDFGQQHTREQLFNSMKTTMSRHQGGPVWLFAYGSLIWRPECNSVERQRARVHGYHRGLYLWSHEHRGTPETPGLVFGLDRGGSCSGFAYRLDDSSLDDSLMALWQREMPYPAYRPHWLSCRLGDGSKVQALGFVLERHLPCYAGNLPDTLLSQILASAKGRYGTTRDYVEQTLNALRSHQMPDRNLEARFRRCHNLREV; from the coding sequence ATGTCGGCACTTGAAAGTATGTCCTGGGAAGTTTCATATCCACCGACACTCGACTTCGGTCAGCAACATACTCGCGAACAGTTGTTCAATTCCATGAAGACAACCATGTCTCGCCATCAGGGTGGGCCGGTGTGGCTGTTCGCCTATGGTTCGTTGATCTGGCGACCGGAGTGCAACTCGGTGGAGCGCCAGCGCGCGCGGGTGCATGGTTACCACCGTGGCTTGTACCTGTGGTCGCATGAGCACCGTGGCACCCCGGAAACCCCTGGCCTGGTGTTCGGCCTGGACCGTGGTGGCTCCTGCAGCGGTTTTGCCTACCGGCTGGATGACAGCAGCCTGGACGATTCGCTGATGGCCTTGTGGCAGCGCGAGATGCCGTACCCGGCGTACCGGCCGCACTGGCTCAGCTGCCGGTTGGGTGATGGCAGCAAGGTGCAGGCCCTGGGTTTCGTGCTGGAGCGGCATTTGCCGTGCTATGCCGGGAACCTGCCGGACACCCTGCTAAGCCAGATCCTGGCCAGTGCCAAGGGGCGCTATGGCACTACGCGTGATTATGTCGAACAGACCTTGAATGCCCTGCGCAGCCACCAGATGCCCGATCGCAACCTGGAGGCGCGGTTCAGGCGCTGCCATAACCTGCGCGAAGTCTGA
- a CDS encoding NADPH:quinone oxidoreductase family protein, translating into MKAVLCKTLGPARDLVLEEVASPVPKKNEILLDVQAAGVNFPDTLIIEGKYQFQPPLPFSPGGEAAGVVAAVGEKAGAFKVGDRVMALTGWGAFAEQVAVPFYNVLPIPASMDFTTAAAFGMTYGTSMHALRQRGQLQAGETLLVLGASGGVGLAAVEIGKAMGARVIAAASSAEKLAVAKAAGADELIDYSQASLRDEIKRLTGGQGVDVIYDPVGGELFEQAVRGLAWNGRLLVVGFASGTIPQLAANLVLLKGAAVLGVFWGAFAQRQPEDNAANFRQLFAWHAEGKLKPLVSQTYPLAEAGAAIEKLGQRQAVGKLVVLAR; encoded by the coding sequence ATGAAAGCTGTGTTGTGCAAAACCCTGGGCCCGGCGCGCGACCTGGTGCTGGAAGAGGTAGCCAGCCCGGTGCCGAAGAAAAACGAGATCCTGCTGGATGTGCAGGCCGCAGGGGTCAACTTCCCCGACACCCTGATCATCGAAGGCAAGTACCAGTTCCAGCCACCGTTGCCGTTCTCCCCCGGCGGCGAGGCAGCGGGCGTGGTGGCCGCAGTCGGGGAAAAGGCCGGCGCGTTCAAGGTCGGTGACCGGGTCATGGCGCTGACCGGCTGGGGTGCATTCGCCGAGCAGGTGGCGGTGCCGTTCTACAATGTGTTGCCGATCCCGGCGAGCATGGACTTCACCACTGCCGCGGCATTCGGCATGACATACGGAACCTCCATGCACGCCCTGCGCCAGCGCGGCCAGTTGCAGGCGGGCGAGACGCTGTTGGTGCTGGGTGCGTCCGGCGGGGTCGGCCTGGCGGCGGTGGAGATCGGCAAGGCCATGGGCGCGCGGGTGATCGCGGCCGCCAGCAGTGCGGAAAAACTGGCCGTGGCCAAGGCAGCCGGCGCGGATGAACTGATCGACTACAGCCAGGCCAGCCTGCGTGACGAGATCAAGCGCCTGACCGGTGGCCAGGGCGTAGACGTGATCTACGACCCGGTGGGTGGCGAGTTGTTCGAGCAGGCCGTGCGCGGGCTGGCCTGGAATGGCCGGTTGCTGGTGGTGGGCTTTGCCAGCGGGACCATCCCGCAGCTGGCGGCCAACCTGGTGTTGCTCAAGGGTGCGGCGGTGCTCGGGGTATTCTGGGGGGCGTTTGCCCAGCGTCAGCCGGAGGACAATGCGGCCAACTTCCGGCAGCTGTTTGCATGGCATGCCGAAGGCAAGTTGAAGCCGCTGGTGTCGCAGACTTATCCACTGGCTGAGGCAGGGGCTGCCATTGAAAAGTTGGGGCAGCGTCAGGCTGTGGGTAAGTTGGTGGTGCTGGCCAGGTAA